CATCTTCCATACCGCTAGCATGGCAACAACGGCATCAAAGGATTTGTGAAAATACAGACCGATACGATCATGCCGCTGAATACCATGAACCTCCGATAGATAGAAGGCAAGCTGTTCGCTACGTGTATGCAGCTCACCATACGTCATCGTCTGCTTGGTATCATCCAGCGCCACATCGGCAGGATGTTGTAGCATTTGCTGCTCTAACATCTGATAGATGGTGCGCGATTCTGGCGCTGCGGAGCGGAGTCGTTGATATTGCTGCTCACTCCAGCTTTGTCTGTCCGCTTCTGGAATCAAGGATATGCGAGAGATATGCTCATTACCGTTCACCGTAATCTGATACAACAAATGGGTCATATGCTCTGCCATCTGCTCTACCTGATGATCCGTCAGCACATCGGTCCGATAGCGGAACTGCATCTCCATCCCCTCTACATGCTCATGAATCGATAACGTCAAATCGAACTTGGCTTGCTCCGATTGCCCACTGCTAGCCGACACTTCCATGGCTTGAATAAAATCGGTATCTCGGCGGCTCAGATCATGGTGATGAATAAACATCACTTGAAATACCGGATGATAACTGCGCTGCCGTTCCGGCTGAATCGCTTCCACTATGCGTTCAAACGATACATCCTGATGAGCATAAGCACCGAGACACTTTTCCTTCACCTGCTGTACATAATGAGCAAATGCAGGGTCATCTGCCAATGTCGTACGAATCACCACCGTATTCACAAAAAAGCCGATCAATGCTTCCCATTCTGCCCGCGCTCTGCCTGCCACTGGCATACCGATCAGCAGTTCCTTTTGTCCGCTGTGACGATGCAGCAACACCTGAAATGCCGCCAGCAATGTCATTGGCAAGGTGGCTTCCTGCTCCTGACTCCAGCTTCTCAAACGCTCCGTTAATTCCGGCGATAAGATGCAATGCAAGCTGCGTCCTTCGGAAGAAGGTACTTTCGGACGGCGATATTCCGTTGCCAGCTCTAGCACTGGCAATTCTCCACCCAGTTCCTCCAGCCAATATGATAACTGCTGTTGTTGACGCTGCTGCTGGGCAGGCTCATGCTGCCAGCACGCATAATCGCTATATTGCAGCATCGGTTTGGTGGACATATCCAGTTGTCGATACGCCGCTTCCAGCTCCTGCTGCAATATACCAACCGACCAGCCATCAAATAAAATATGGTGGATCACCCAGCTCAACACATGATGCTCTGGCTCCATTTCAATCAAGCGTAGACGCAGTGGCGGCGCGTCAGTTAGTGATAACGGTTGCCACGCTTCCTGCTCTAATATGTCTTGTAAAAGAAACTCTTGTCTATCCGTTGTTACCTCTTGCATCGCATCATATATTGTCGAGCGTTCCAGTGAGACCAGCTGCGTCGTGACCTGCTGATACGGCTCTCCACGTTCTTCTCCGAAGATCGTCCGTAGACTATCATGCCGATTCAAAATCGTATGAATCGCCTGCTCCAACCGATCCCCGTCCACTGCTCCGTACAGATGAAAGGCAAACGGAATATGATACGCCTTGCTGTCCGGCTCCAACTGTTGCACCAGCCATAATCGCTGCTGGGCAGGCGATAACGGATATTTCCCATCCGGTGAACGATATGCCACAATTGGGTCACTGGCTGCCAATACTGGCTGCTTCTGAATCTGCTCTGCCAGCTCTCTTAGCACTGGATAATCAAACAACATCCGCAAGCTAAGCTGACGCTGCAACGCTTCCTCTAACCGACTCACTACCTGTGCTGCCAACAACGAATGCCCGCCAATCGCGAAGAAATGATCATACGCTCCAATCTGCTCTCGACCAAGAATCTGCTGCCAAATGTCGGCGATGATCTGCTCACCCGGACGATCCGGTGCTTCATATGCCTGCTGACGCAAATCCTGCTCCTCAATGGCTGGCAGCTGCTTGCGGTCAATTTTCCCATTCACTGTCAAGGCAAAAGCAGGAAGTTCCTTCCACGCAGACGGCAGCATATATGCTGGCAATCGCTGACTGAGCTGTTCCCGCAATACAGCAATGTTCTGTATCATGTCGGTTGTGTAATACACCGCGAGTATGTTTTCCTCTTGTCCGGGTGCTTGTGTTAGCAGCGCTACCGCATCATGAACGCCTGTGCACATCCGCAGCGCTTCCTCCACCTCGCCCAGCTCAATCCGATGTCCACGCAGCTTGACCTGATCATCCGTACGACCGATAAATTCCATTTGACCATCCGTACGCCACTGCACCAGATCCCCGGTACGATATAACGGCTCGTCTGCCAGATGTGGCAAATGAACAAATTTCTCCGTCGTCAGCTCTGGTCGGTTCCAATATCCCGTTGCCAATCCATCGCCACCGAGATACAGCTCCCCTACAACACCTACTGGCAACAATCGCTGCTGATCATCCAGCACATAAGCTGTCGTATGATTGATCGGTTGACCAATCGGCATTTTCTGTTGCTCATCCCATAATCCATCAGGAATCTCATAGCTCAATGAAAAGGTGGTACATTCCGTAGGTCCGTAAATATTAGAAAGATGTTGTGGCTTGCCTGCTTGGATCACTTCATTTACCCAACGTACATTACAAGCTTCCCCGCCAAACAATACTGTTTTCAACTGAGCAAAAGCTCCCGGCTGCTGCCGTGCCATCTGGTTAAACCATGCTACGGTAATAAACAATGTAGTAATCTGGTTTGTAGACAACCAAGCCGCAAAATGTTCTGCCGAAAGCATTTGCTCGCGTGGTGCGATAACAAGGCGTGCTCCATGCAGCAACGCACCCCACAATTCAAATGTCACCGCATCGAATGAAGCATTGGATGCTTGCGCCATCACATCGGTATGATCAAGCTGTGCATAGCTGGCATGCTGGACAAGACTAACGATGCCTTTATCCTGAATGCAAACTCCTTTCGGACGCCCAGTTGATCCCGATGTATAGATCATGTATGCGATGCTATCTGAACGATATGAATGGGAATCCAGCGACACATACGGCTGCTCTGTATGTAGATGCTGCATCTCTACCACTTCGCATGGATAGGCTGCCTCTGATCCAGCGAACCAATCGCCGACAGAGGAATCAGCGATTAGCAGGCTCATCTCAGAGTCTTCGATTATATAAGCGATACGCTCTGATGGGTTGGCAGGATCGACAGGCACGTACGTCGCTCCTACCTTTAAAATGCCCAGCCAACAGGCAAACAAATACACAGACCGTTCCATCAAGGTACCAACTCGTGCTCCCGGCTGAATGCCACGCTGCTGCAAGCTGGCAGCAATTCGATCCGAGTATTCATCCAACTGTCGGTACGTGAATGCCTGATGCTCATCCTCTATAGCACGCTGTTCGGAATGCTGCTGGACTTGCATATCGAATAACTCCAATACCGTTTGAAATGGGGTCACTTGCTCATCTGCAATAACCTTCATGTGAGATACGTCTCCTTCGCTCCGGCGATAAGCTGCATCAATTCAGCATGTACCTGATCGACAAGCTTGTGAATCGTTGACTCTGTATGCAATTGATTGGAATACTGCCAGCCAAGCATTAATTGTTCCTGATGAATCATACCGACAATCTCGAATGTATGCACACGCTCCTGCTGCGCACTGTTCATGTCTCCTGCTGCAAGTTCGCATAGCTGCGCAATAGGCGTTTCATCCGAAGCTGCCGAATCATCTGGCAATACATGCTGATGTCCAAAGTAATTAAACAATACATCTGCGTTACATCCGATCAACGGCTGCTGACCATCATACGTACATAACATGCCATACGTCAGACCATGATGCGGAACCTGCTGCCTTACCTGATCGATATAAGTGATCCAGTCTGTCAATTGACGCTGGGACTCACCTTGGAGCAACAATGGATATACGCTGGTAAACCAACCCATCGTACGCGACGTATCCATATACTCCCCTACATCATGCCGACCGTGACCGTCGATATCCAGTGCGAGCTGATCTCTGCCAGTCCATTGCTGGATCACACGGACAATCGCGGACAATAGTACATGTTCCATCGTACTATGCAGTGTATGATGACTGAGCTGTATCAATTCAGTCGTTTGCTCCTTCGTCAATGTTAGCGAAATGACTTCAGTATCGCCCCTTCTGTTCCTGCCACTTGTATGATCTACAGGCAGTGATGGCAAATGATGCATGATCTGCTCAATAGATTGCCAGTACGGAATATCCGCTTGAACGACTGCTGAGCTTGTTTGTGCAGCCATATACTGTATCCACTGTTGAAATGAAACTGATGATGTTCGCTCCGATACTGATATCGGCATTGGCGCCAGCTGTCGATGCATCGATTGCTGCAGCAGCATATTCAGATCTTCTGCCATGATGCCGCCTGATACCCAATCGGTCAGCAAATGATGTACAACCAGCAGAAGATACGATTTAGGCTGCGCTGGGTCGCGCATCCATACCGCTACAATCAACCGATCTCGAATATGGAGCGAGCGCTGATGCACTGCGCCTGTTTCTTGTATAAATGCTTCCATCGTTCCCGTACCTACATAATCAATCACATGCAGCGGAATGCTACCATCGATTTGATATGATTGCCGATACCCTTGCGAACCGTTATGAAATTCCAGACGCAGTGCATCATGTCGTTCATACAGCTCACGCAAGGCATACTCGATCTGGTCCACATCCAGCTGCTGATTCAGCTGTAGCATTAAGGAAAAGTTCCAATGATGCGCATCGGTGAACTGTTGCTTGAAAAACCAATGCTGCATCGGTGATAGAGCAAAGTCCTGCCCATCGATTTCCGTAGCCGCTTCGTGAATAACAAGTGGCTGCATGCTGTGCGCCAGCATCTCCAAAATCGGAGACTGATAAACGGAACGCGGTGTTACACTCCATCGATTCTTTTTTAATTCATTCATTAATTTAAGTATCAGAATAGAGTCGCCACCAATTTCAAAAAAGTGATCTGTGATGCGCACTGCTCGGTGTAGCACCTTGCTACATGCGCTCACAAGCTGCTGCTCAGCGATGGAAAGCTCGCGCTCTTCTAGAGCTGACGATTCCGTAGGCTGCTGCGTAATAACCGGAGCAGGCAATTGCTTTTTATCGACCTTGCCATTAGAAGTTAATGGCATATGATCAAGTTCTACCAGATGCACAGGAATCATGTACGAAGGCAAAGTTCCACTCAAATGTGCCAGCATGGCGGCGCGATTCACTACATGCTGCGGTTTGACAACGATATAGGCTGCTAATTCATCCGGCTGATCAGTGCGCGGAATACAGGTGACGAAGGCTTCTTGAATGCCGGGGATGAGACGCAGATGATGCTCAATTTCGCCCAGCTCGACGCGATAGCCTCTGATTTTGACCTGATTGTCGATACGGTCGAGGAATTCTAGCACACCATCGTGATCGTACTTCACCATATCTCCGGTACGATACAATCGTTGCTGTTCTTCGCCAGCAGTATACATCACGAATTTGGCAGCTGTTTGTACAGGATCATTCCTATATTCGCGAGCGAGTCCAGCGCCACCAATATACAGTTCGCCACTTCTTCCCGGCGGAACCGGATTGCCTTGCTCATCCAGTACATACGCTTTCATATTAGGCAATGGATACCCAATCGGCACCTTAGGACCAGCAACATACGGGAATACCGTAGCACATACCGTAGTCTCGGACGGACCATAGGCATTCCAGAACAACTTGCTCGCCGCCCATCGGCTTGCCAGCTCTACGGGACAGCGTTCACCTGCTACAATCACCTTTTGCAAGGAAGTCAATGATTCGGGCTGAAGATTATTCAAAAAGGACGAAGGAAATGTGCCAATCGTAATGCCATACTGATTGAGCAGTGTAACCATATCCAGCTGCATATCCTTCCAATCCGATGGCAGCATGCACAGCGTCAGACCATGACCGAGCGCCATCACAATCTCCCACACCGAAGCATCAAAGCTCATCGAAGCAAATTGCAATACTCGCTCATGCGGCTGCAAATGAAATACCGTTTGCTGGGCATCAATCAGATGACTCAAGCTACCATGCTCAATCACTACACCTTTCGGTGCGCCTGTCGAACCAGAAGTGAAAATGATATAGGCGGTATCCTGTGGCAATACTCGTACAGGCTTGGAGCGAACAAGCTGATCCGGTTCATGTAATAGAGCTGCAAGCGACCATACTGGGATAAAATCCGCAAATGCAGCGTCCTCTCGATCCGATACAATACAGGTCAGCTCCGCCTTTTCCGCCATATACTGCAAGCGATCCATCGGATAACTTGGATCAAGCGGTACATAGGCTGCGCCTGCTTTCATAATGCCAAGAATAGCAATGATAATCTTTTCCGATCTGCCAAAATGAATGCCCACCAAGGAGCCTTGCTGTATGTGTCGGCTTTGCAAGCTAGCTGCTAGCCGTTCCGCCAATTCGTTGAGCGCAGCATATGTATAGGTGCGGTCGCCGATAACGAGCGCCGTATGTTGAGGAATGGTCTGCGCATAATGCTCAAATCGATCCATTATGGATAAAAAGGTAGATGGTGAAGCCGGAAAATGCGGATGATCATTCAATATCTCATCCTGCTCTGCCAGCGTGATCAGATGCAGAGTAGATACCGGAACATGCGAGTTCGACAGCAGCTGTTCCAGCAATTGTTCATAATGGTTCATCCATTGCGAGATACGTTCAGCGCTATATAGCGCACTGTTATATTCGCATACCAAGTGGAAGGATTGATCGCTTTGCAGACAGGCGAACAAGCTGCAATCGTATTTGGACGTATGATTATCAATCGGCATACGCTTCATGTGCAGCCCATCGACGACTGGCATCTCTTCCTCCTGCTGATAAGCAAAGGTCATTTGAAATAATGGGCTAGTATTCAGTTCCCGTTCCGGCTGCAATGCCTGAATGACCTGTTCAAACGAAACCGCCTGATGATCCATACAAGCAAGTACACTTGTCTTCACCTGCGCAAGATGATTGGCAAAGGACTGCTGCTCATGAATCGTCGTCCGAACTGCCATCATGTCCACGAAAAATCCAATCAATGGATAGGTTTCCTTATGTATTCTCCCTGAGGTTGGTGTACCGGTCGTAATATCGCTCTCGCCGGTATATTT
The DNA window shown above is from Paenibacillus sp. JQZ6Y-1 and carries:
- a CDS encoding amino acid adenylation domain-containing protein gives rise to the protein MKVIADEQVTPFQTVLELFDMQVQQHSEQRAIEDEHQAFTYRQLDEYSDRIAASLQQRGIQPGARVGTLMERSVYLFACWLGILKVGATYVPVDPANPSERIAYIIEDSEMSLLIADSSVGDWFAGSEAAYPCEVVEMQHLHTEQPYVSLDSHSYRSDSIAYMIYTSGSTGRPKGVCIQDKGIVSLVQHASYAQLDHTDVMAQASNASFDAVTFELWGALLHGARLVIAPREQMLSAEHFAAWLSTNQITTLFITVAWFNQMARQQPGAFAQLKTVLFGGEACNVRWVNEVIQAGKPQHLSNIYGPTECTTFSLSYEIPDGLWDEQQKMPIGQPINHTTAYVLDDQQRLLPVGVVGELYLGGDGLATGYWNRPELTTEKFVHLPHLADEPLYRTGDLVQWRTDGQMEFIGRTDDQVKLRGHRIELGEVEEALRMCTGVHDAVALLTQAPGQEENILAVYYTTDMIQNIAVLREQLSQRLPAYMLPSAWKELPAFALTVNGKIDRKQLPAIEEQDLRQQAYEAPDRPGEQIIADIWQQILGREQIGAYDHFFAIGGHSLLAAQVVSRLEEALQRQLSLRMLFDYPVLRELAEQIQKQPVLAASDPIVAYRSPDGKYPLSPAQQRLWLVQQLEPDSKAYHIPFAFHLYGAVDGDRLEQAIHTILNRHDSLRTIFGEERGEPYQQVTTQLVSLERSTIYDAMQEVTTDRQEFLLQDILEQEAWQPLSLTDAPPLRLRLIEMEPEHHVLSWVIHHILFDGWSVGILQQELEAAYRQLDMSTKPMLQYSDYACWQHEPAQQQRQQQQLSYWLEELGGELPVLELATEYRRPKVPSSEGRSLHCILSPELTERLRSWSQEQEATLPMTLLAAFQVLLHRHSGQKELLIGMPVAGRARAEWEALIGFFVNTVVIRTTLADDPAFAHYVQQVKEKCLGAYAHQDVSFERIVEAIQPERQRSYHPVFQVMFIHHHDLSRRDTDFIQAMEVSASSGQSEQAKFDLTLSIHEHVEGMEMQFRYRTDVLTDHQVEQMAEHMTHLLYQITVNGNEHISRISLIPEADRQSWSEQQYQRLRSAAPESRTIYQMLEQQMLQHPADVALDDTKQTMTYGELHTRSEQLAFYLSEVHGIQRHDRIGLYFHKSFDAVVAMLAVWKMGACIVPIDPTYPEQRQQYMAEHAAPRCILTSTLQVPHAQSIVSIPVIAADYAVYANGATGAITAASSGDAAYIVYTSGSTGNPKAICNEHTGICNYIAFMKKELHVQSSDRVLQLASLSVDAFFRDLIAPLALGATVVLLPPQHARDQDLILQMIRQKEITCLLSTVPSLLKSLTLTAHHTANRPSSVRLVLCSGEMLSDTLAASVQQLFPFSQLINLYGPTETTLTTTYRRIGTQPEPVYDVGQPIEHTAIYILDENQLPVPDGLIGEVYIGGRGMSRGYIGDEQQTAEHFVHLPWAEESLTFYRTGDRGYIRENGNLALKGRQDRQVKVRGYRIELNEVESMLSAHPAVDTAIVVVRQDQDQQAELEGYVLLQHSFSEYTLDQIVDELKSKFPSHLIPSSMFRLQSIPLTPNGKVDRKQLKQHLFPAVSVSTMLPIDDSAHHPRQQQLIGIWEEVLQYDGITLNDNFFMIGGHSLLAAQVISRIRQQFEVDIPLAALFDYPTVLELDRQFEQIASQPALQLTIRRHARGNHTDRSNPTKG
- a CDS encoding amino acid adenylation domain-containing protein, translated to MEKSASSDRPTGLKQRLNAHRKQKQSVIPRHINNEQDGYILSAAQQRMWFMEKLSPHSAMYNIPQALSITGVLDIHRLEQALMQVIARHPILRTVYREDQQRNEVRQYIHQAPSSMLQRLMLYDLNQDVRESYIQEKILEYSMTPFQLDGGELVRICLFELQPDEHILFLNFHHSIIDGWSMGIFWNELFAYYAQPKHVLPEPTIHYHDFAEWEQQLSADYHQKHVVYWQKYLHNSRMVRLDPDLPDLLEHDLHQGNVREYPLSATLSQRIIDYCQREDVTPYLFFMTAFHLFVHKYTGESDITTGTPTSGRIHKETYPLIGFFVDMMAVRTTIHEQQSFANHLAQVKTSVLACMDHQAVSFEQVIQALQPERELNTSPLFQMTFAYQQEEEMPVVDGLHMKRMPIDNHTSKYDCSLFACLQSDQSFHLVCEYNSALYSAERISQWMNHYEQLLEQLLSNSHVPVSTLHLITLAEQDEILNDHPHFPASPSTFLSIMDRFEHYAQTIPQHTALVIGDRTYTYAALNELAERLAASLQSRHIQQGSLVGIHFGRSEKIIIAILGIMKAGAAYVPLDPSYPMDRLQYMAEKAELTCIVSDREDAAFADFIPVWSLAALLHEPDQLVRSKPVRVLPQDTAYIIFTSGSTGAPKGVVIEHGSLSHLIDAQQTVFHLQPHERVLQFASMSFDASVWEIVMALGHGLTLCMLPSDWKDMQLDMVTLLNQYGITIGTFPSSFLNNLQPESLTSLQKVIVAGERCPVELASRWAASKLFWNAYGPSETTVCATVFPYVAGPKVPIGYPLPNMKAYVLDEQGNPVPPGRSGELYIGGAGLAREYRNDPVQTAAKFVMYTAGEEQQRLYRTGDMVKYDHDGVLEFLDRIDNQVKIRGYRVELGEIEHHLRLIPGIQEAFVTCIPRTDQPDELAAYIVVKPQHVVNRAAMLAHLSGTLPSYMIPVHLVELDHMPLTSNGKVDKKQLPAPVITQQPTESSALEERELSIAEQQLVSACSKVLHRAVRITDHFFEIGGDSILILKLMNELKKNRWSVTPRSVYQSPILEMLAHSMQPLVIHEAATEIDGQDFALSPMQHWFFKQQFTDAHHWNFSLMLQLNQQLDVDQIEYALRELYERHDALRLEFHNGSQGYRQSYQIDGSIPLHVIDYVGTGTMEAFIQETGAVHQRSLHIRDRLIVAVWMRDPAQPKSYLLLVVHHLLTDWVSGGIMAEDLNMLLQQSMHRQLAPMPISVSERTSSVSFQQWIQYMAAQTSSAVVQADIPYWQSIEQIMHHLPSLPVDHTSGRNRRGDTEVISLTLTKEQTTELIQLSHHTLHSTMEHVLLSAIVRVIQQWTGRDQLALDIDGHGRHDVGEYMDTSRTMGWFTSVYPLLLQGESQRQLTDWITYIDQVRQQVPHHGLTYGMLCTYDGQQPLIGCNADVLFNYFGHQHVLPDDSAASDETPIAQLCELAAGDMNSAQQERVHTFEIVGMIHQEQLMLGWQYSNQLHTESTIHKLVDQVHAELMQLIAGAKETYLT